The Nocardioides ochotonae genome segment GCCGCAGCAGTCGGCCCGGCGTTACGTTCGGTCCCCCGACGCCCGCCCCCTTCCCTGTCGCGGAGGGCGGTGGACTCGGTCTAGGCGGGACTCACCAAGTCCAGAAAAACGCCGCTGACCAGCACCGATGTCGACAGAATGACTCTCCGGAAGCAGCGGAGGGTGCGGCTGGCCACCCGTGGCGAACCGAGGTCCACAGCCTGTGGACAAAGTTGTGGAGACGCGGACCCCGCTGGTGGGCGAGACGTAGGACACCCAAGGAAGGGCAGGAACCCGTGGACCAGGACGCCACCGAGCTCCATGTTGCGTGGCACGGCGTGGTCGAGGACCTGCAGCCCAATCAGCGTGCCTGGCTGCGCGCCAGTGAGCCGGTCACGTTGCACGGCAACACCGCGATCATCGCGGTCGCCAACGACTTCACCCGCGGCCAGCTCGAGGGCCGGCTGCGCGGACAGCTCGAGGATGCGCTGACCGTCGCGTTCGATCGGGAGATCCGGATCGCCGTGACCGTCAACCCCGCCCTCGACGAGGAGCGCCGCGAGGCCGCCGCCGTGGCGCCGCCCGTCGCGGAGCCGGTCACCAGCACCGGGTCCGAGCACGACGGACCGCTGGATCGACTTGTCGACAAATCGACAAATGTCAGTGACTTGGCGCCGGCGCCGGTCGCCGACACCCACCTGCTGCCCCCGCCGTCCACCGGCCCGAAGCCCTCGGCCCTCGAGACCCGGCTGAACCCGAAGTACACCTTCGAGACGTTCGTCATCGGCTCCTCGAACCGGTTCCCGCACGCCGCGGCCGTCGCGGTCGCCGAGGCGCCGGGCAAGGCGTACAACCCGCTGCTCGTCTACGGCGACTCCGGGCTGGGCAAGACCCACCTGCTGCACGCGATCGGTCACTACGTGCGCTCCCTCTACACCGGCGCCAAGGTGCGCTACGTGTCGAGCGAGGAGTTCACCAACGAGTTCATCAACGCGATCCGCGACGACCGGCAGGACCGGTTCAAGCGGCGCTACCGCGATGTCGACGTGCTCCTCATCGACGACATCCAGTTCCTGGAGGGCAAGACCCAGACCCAGGAGGAGTTCTTCCACACCTTCAACACGCTGCACAACGCCAACAAGCAGATCGTCCTGACCAGCGACCGGCCGCCCAAGCGCCTCGAGGCGCTCGAGGACCGGCTGCGCAATCGCTTCGAGTGGGGCCTGATCACCGACGTCCAGCCCCCGGACCTCGAGACGCGCATCGCGATCCTGCGCAAGAAGGCCGCGATGGACCGGCTCACCGCGCCGCCGGACGTGCTGGAGTTCATCGCCTCCAAGATCCAGACCAACATCCGCGAGCTCGAGGGCGCGCTGATCCGGGTCACGGCGTTCGCGAACCTCAACCGCCAGGAGGTCGACATGACCCTGGCCGAGATCGTGTTGAAGGACCTGATCCCGGAGGGTGGCGAGCCGGAGATCACCGCGGCGCTGATCATCGCCCAGACCGCGGCGTACTTCGGGCTCTCCATCGAGGAGATCACCGGCCCCAGCCGCGGGCGGCACCTGGTGATGGCGCGTCAGATCGCGATGTACCTGTGCCGCGAGCTCACCGACCTGTCGCTGCCCAAGATCGGCGCCCAGTTCGGCAACCGCGACCACACGACGGTGATGTACGCCGACCGCAAGATCAACCAGCTGCTCGCCGAGCGCCGCGCGGTCTTCAACCAGGTCAGCGAGCTCACCAACCGCGTCAAGCTGCAGGCGCGTCAGTCCTGATCTGACCCAGGACCCGATGGGGGACCTGACTGGGACCTCGGCGCCGGCGCGGCGTCGAGGTCCTCCAGCAGCCGGCCCAGGAGGCCCTGCAGCTGCGCCGCCTCCTCCAGGGAGAACGTCAGCCCCTCCACCAGGCGGGCCGGCACCTCCGCCACCCGCTCGCGCAGCGCCCAGCCCGACTCGCTGACCTCGACCAGCACCCGTCGCTCATCGGAGGGGTCGCGTCGCCGGATCAGCACCCCCGTGGCCTCCAGCCGCTTGAGCACCGGCGTCAGCGTGCCCGAGTCCAGGCGCAGGCGCCGACCGAGCGCGGACACCGTCAGCGGATCGCGGTCGCGGCCGTTCTCCCACAGCGCCAGCAGGCAGAGGTACTGCGGATAGGTCAGCCCCACCTCGGCCAGCAGCGCGGCGTAGCGACGCGTCAGCGCGCGTGTGGCGGCGTACAGGGGGAAGCACAGCTGCGCGTCCAGGTCGAGCTGGGGCAGGTCGGGATCGGGCACGTGGCAAATCCTAGGCCCTTGTCCAATTCAATTGTGCGCAATAGGTTTGCGCCCATGAAGCCTCTCTACACCGCCACCGCCGTCGCCACGGGCGACGGCCGCAACGGCCACGTCCAGTCCCTCGACCAGATGCTCGACCACGACGTCCGGATGCCCCCCGAGATGGGCGGCCCCGGCGGCGGCACCAACCCCGAGCAGCTCTTCGCCGCGGGGTACGCCGCGTGCTTCCACTCCGCCCTGCGCGCGGTCGCCGGCAGGGCCGGCGCCGACGTCACCGACTCCGAGGTCGCCGCCGACGTGAGCATCGGCACGCGCGACGACGGCGGCTTCCAGCTGGCCGTCCGCCTCGAGGTCGCACTGCCGGCCGTCTCGGAGGAGCGGGCCCGCGAGCTCGTGGAGCAGGCGCACCAGGTCTGCCCGTACTCCCACGCGACCCGCGGGAACATCAGCGTGGAGCTCGCGATCGCCTGATTTCGACCCCGCCATCGACGGCGAACCACACGAATCCGCACACCCTCCTGGGCTGTGCACTTCCTGTGGTTCGCCGTCGTCATTTCCGGGAGAGGGTGTGGACAAGCAACGGCCCGGCGCGGAAGTTGTCATTCGACTGCACAGTCGGCCGCGAGCTGTCCGGAGTTCCTCCACACCCCCTGTGGGATTGGATTGAGCGTGCTGACCTGCGCAGATGTAGTTCATCCACAGTTTCCACCGACGCTATGACTCCGACCTACCTCTACATGAATCGATTGCCAGTGAACTTCCACTCGGGCTCCAACCTGGGGACAACCACCCGGACGACAGGTCGAGACCACCCCTCGGCGTCCCGGGTGAAGAACAAGTTCTGACCCACCTCCGCTGCCGGTGCCGACCGCGGCGTGGCAGGATGCGTTTCCCCAGCAGCCCTCCTCCTCGAAGGACCACCACCGTGAAGTTCCGCGTCGAACGCGACGTGCTCGCCGATGCCGTCGCCTGGGCTGCCCGCAGCCTTCCGGTGCGTCCCAGCGCGCCCGTCCTCGCTGGCCTCCTCATCGAGACCAACGACGAGGGTCTGGTCCTGTCGACGTTCGACTACGAGACCTCTGCCCGGGCCACCCTGCGCGCCGACGTGACCGAGAACGGCCGCGCCCTCGTGAGCGGCCGGCTGCTCGCCGACATCTGCCGCAGCCTCCCGGCCAAGCCGGTCGACATGGTGATCGACGGCTCGCGCGTCTCGCTGACCTGCGGCTCTGCGCGCTTCAGCCTCCAGACGCTGCCGGTCGACGAGTACCCGACGCTGCCGGACATGCCGACCGCGACCGGCACCGTGCAGAGCGACGTCTTCGCTCACGCGGTCGCCCAGGCCGTGACCGCCGCCGGGCGCGACGACATGCTCCCGGTGCTGACCGGCGTGCGGATCGAGATCGAGGGCTCGACGATCTCGCTGCTGGCCACCGACCGCTTCCGCCTCTCGCACCGCGAGCTCGGCTGGGACCCCCGCACCCCCGACGAGTCGCTCGCCGCGCTGGTGCCGGCAAAGGTGCTCGGCGAGACCGCCAAGTCCCTCACCGCCGGCAGCGAGGTGAGCATCGCGCTCGCCGCCAGCGGCACCGGCGAGGGCATCATCGGCTTCGAGGGCGCCTCGGCCGGCGGCGTACGACGCACGACCACGCGGCTGCTCGACGGTGAGTTCCCCAAGGTCCGCAGCCTGTTCCCCAGCGAGCACCTCACGGTCGCCCGGGTCAAGAAGTCCGAGCTCGTCGAGTCGGTCAAGCGCGTGGCGCTCGTTGCCGAGCGCAACACCGCCGTCCAGCTGAAGTTCAGCGACGGCGTGGTCACGCTCGACGCGGGCTCCGGCGACGAGGCCCAGGCCTCGGAGTCGATCGAGGCGCAGATCGACGGCGAGGACATCGTGACCGGCTTCAACCCGCAGTTCCTGCTCGACGGCCTCACCGCCATCGACGAGGAGCACGTGGAGCTCGCCTTCACCCAGTCCTCCAAGCCGGTCGTCATCAGCGGCGCCCGCGAGGACGGCAGCACGCCGGCCTTCCGCTACCTGCTGATGCCGCGCCGGCTGCTCTCCTGAGCCCACGCACACCGTCGCCTCACGCGCCACGGTCTAGCGTGGGTCGGGCGAAGGACCCCGCAACCACTCCCTGACCTCGAGGAGACGTGTGATGGAGATCGGACTCATCGGCCTGGGCAAGATGGGCGGCAACATGCGCGAGCGGTTGCGTCGCGGTGGGCACACCGTCGTGGGCTTCGACCGCGACCCCGAGCGCCG includes the following:
- the dnaA gene encoding chromosomal replication initiator protein DnaA; its protein translation is MWTKLWRRGPRWWARRRTPKEGQEPVDQDATELHVAWHGVVEDLQPNQRAWLRASEPVTLHGNTAIIAVANDFTRGQLEGRLRGQLEDALTVAFDREIRIAVTVNPALDEERREAAAVAPPVAEPVTSTGSEHDGPLDRLVDKSTNVSDLAPAPVADTHLLPPPSTGPKPSALETRLNPKYTFETFVIGSSNRFPHAAAVAVAEAPGKAYNPLLVYGDSGLGKTHLLHAIGHYVRSLYTGAKVRYVSSEEFTNEFINAIRDDRQDRFKRRYRDVDVLLIDDIQFLEGKTQTQEEFFHTFNTLHNANKQIVLTSDRPPKRLEALEDRLRNRFEWGLITDVQPPDLETRIAILRKKAAMDRLTAPPDVLEFIASKIQTNIRELEGALIRVTAFANLNRQEVDMTLAEIVLKDLIPEGGEPEITAALIIAQTAAYFGLSIEEITGPSRGRHLVMARQIAMYLCRELTDLSLPKIGAQFGNRDHTTVMYADRKINQLLAERRAVFNQVSELTNRVKLQARQS
- a CDS encoding MarR family winged helix-turn-helix transcriptional regulator; translation: MPDPDLPQLDLDAQLCFPLYAATRALTRRYAALLAEVGLTYPQYLCLLALWENGRDRDPLTVSALGRRLRLDSGTLTPVLKRLEATGVLIRRRDPSDERRVLVEVSESGWALRERVAEVPARLVEGLTFSLEEAAQLQGLLGRLLEDLDAAPAPRSQSGPPSGPGSDQD
- a CDS encoding organic hydroperoxide resistance protein — its product is MKPLYTATAVATGDGRNGHVQSLDQMLDHDVRMPPEMGGPGGGTNPEQLFAAGYAACFHSALRAVAGRAGADVTDSEVAADVSIGTRDDGGFQLAVRLEVALPAVSEERARELVEQAHQVCPYSHATRGNISVELAIA
- the dnaN gene encoding DNA polymerase III subunit beta — its product is MKFRVERDVLADAVAWAARSLPVRPSAPVLAGLLIETNDEGLVLSTFDYETSARATLRADVTENGRALVSGRLLADICRSLPAKPVDMVIDGSRVSLTCGSARFSLQTLPVDEYPTLPDMPTATGTVQSDVFAHAVAQAVTAAGRDDMLPVLTGVRIEIEGSTISLLATDRFRLSHRELGWDPRTPDESLAALVPAKVLGETAKSLTAGSEVSIALAASGTGEGIIGFEGASAGGVRRTTTRLLDGEFPKVRSLFPSEHLTVARVKKSELVESVKRVALVAERNTAVQLKFSDGVVTLDAGSGDEAQASESIEAQIDGEDIVTGFNPQFLLDGLTAIDEEHVELAFTQSSKPVVISGAREDGSTPAFRYLLMPRRLLS